The following are encoded together in the Serratia odorifera genome:
- a CDS encoding oxygen tolerance domain protein yields the protein MKAVLLLLLALVIPARAAMDITRELVAPQQVVPGQPLRIAVTFWTDSWFNPPPQWPTFTLENGSLLTTPLPNQLLSRRKDGISWSGIRQERQVIAWDQGWLNLPATEVTLFSANQPPVTVTLPALKTAVAWPAGVEQPDRFLPAEHLVLSQQIHQFHAANDGQLHAGDVIERSVTVKAGGVVATQIPPLLYAIPGTDTQRLTPINTLLKTGRGDVGDVQRIEKLRYLPSQAGTVTLPRSHCVGGIPPAGNGKSPSCQEPRCRLPPHVPPAESRCCAAPRQTVNGGRSSSGFRCR from the coding sequence ATGAAGGCCGTACTCTTGCTGCTGCTGGCGCTTGTCATCCCTGCCCGCGCGGCAATGGATATCACGCGCGAACTTGTGGCGCCGCAGCAGGTGGTTCCCGGACAACCGTTGCGCATTGCGGTAACCTTCTGGACCGACAGCTGGTTTAACCCACCGCCGCAATGGCCGACCTTCACGCTGGAAAACGGTTCGTTATTGACGACTCCGCTGCCAAACCAACTTCTTAGCCGCCGCAAGGATGGCATCAGTTGGAGCGGCATCCGCCAGGAAAGGCAAGTCATCGCCTGGGATCAGGGCTGGCTAAACCTGCCTGCGACAGAAGTTACGCTGTTCTCGGCCAATCAACCGCCGGTCACCGTGACGCTACCGGCGCTTAAAACAGCCGTCGCCTGGCCGGCCGGGGTGGAACAACCAGACCGTTTTCTGCCGGCCGAGCACCTGGTATTAAGCCAGCAGATTCACCAATTTCACGCCGCCAACGACGGTCAACTGCATGCAGGGGATGTGATCGAACGCAGCGTTACCGTCAAGGCTGGCGGCGTTGTTGCGACTCAAATCCCACCGTTGCTTTATGCCATCCCTGGCACCGACACGCAGCGTCTGACGCCGATCAATACCCTGTTGAAAACTGGCCGGGGCGACGTCGGCGACGTCCAGCGTATAGAAAAGCTGCGTTATTTACCGTCGCAAGCCGGCACCGTTACCCTACCCCGATCGCATTGCGTTGGTGGGATACCACCCGCCGGCAATGGCAAGTCGCCCAGTTGCCAGGAGCCACGATGCAGGTTGCCGCCGCACGTGCCGCCGGCAGAGAGTCGGTGTTGCGCGGCACCACGGCAAACGGTCAATGGCGGGCGATCATCATCGGGGTTTCGCTGTCGCTGA
- a CDS encoding glycoside-pentoside-hexuronide (GPH):cation symporter has product MSQQITRKEKISYGLGDMASHVGLDNVIIFLTFYYTDVVGLPAAFVGTLFLLARTADAIIDPAMGYLADRTRTRWGKFRPWMLWLALPFGASCLLTYAVPESLSLHGKMIFATVSYTLMMLMYTAINIPYCSMGAVITSNNEQRISLQSYRFFLATLGGAMSTFFMMPLAEYLGGDDKLMGYRAAMAIMATAAVIMFWICFANTRERINAPATHNNYLAELRDLLRNDQWRVVSVLVITNIGFGVIRLGAMMYFVTYYLGNAGYFMWMLGAHILGKAAGSALAKRLTRNVGKVQMFGYCSVLAGVLSIVLFFAPKSILVLVPLTFIISTLYQATTTLMWVMMADVADYGEWLQGKRMDGVVFSTFLAVLKLGMAISGAIVGWTLGFSGYVANAAAQTSTAMYCIVALFTIVPGLLSLCAFATLRWYKLDDGTMKSINLAKQSLS; this is encoded by the coding sequence ATGAGTCAACAGATCACCCGTAAAGAGAAAATCAGTTATGGGTTGGGCGATATGGCAAGCCATGTGGGGCTGGATAATGTCATCATATTCCTGACCTTCTATTACACGGACGTGGTGGGGTTACCGGCGGCGTTTGTCGGTACCCTGTTTTTACTGGCGCGCACGGCAGACGCCATTATCGATCCGGCGATGGGCTACCTGGCAGATCGTACCCGCACCCGCTGGGGTAAGTTCCGCCCGTGGATGCTGTGGCTGGCGCTGCCTTTCGGTGCCAGCTGTCTGCTCACCTACGCCGTGCCGGAATCGCTGAGCCTGCACGGTAAAATGATCTTTGCCACCGTCAGTTATACCCTGATGATGCTGATGTATACCGCCATCAACATTCCCTATTGCTCAATGGGTGCGGTGATTACCTCCAATAACGAACAGCGTATTTCCCTGCAGTCGTACCGCTTCTTTTTAGCCACGCTGGGCGGCGCCATGTCGACGTTCTTTATGATGCCGCTGGCAGAGTATCTCGGTGGCGACGACAAGCTGATGGGCTACCGCGCGGCGATGGCGATTATGGCGACGGCGGCGGTGATCATGTTCTGGATCTGTTTCGCCAACACCCGCGAACGTATCAATGCCCCGGCTACCCACAACAATTATCTGGCCGAACTGCGCGATCTGTTACGCAACGATCAGTGGCGCGTGGTGTCGGTGCTGGTGATCACCAACATCGGCTTTGGGGTAATTCGCCTTGGGGCGATGATGTATTTCGTCACCTATTATCTTGGTAATGCCGGTTATTTCATGTGGATGCTGGGCGCGCATATTCTCGGCAAGGCCGCAGGCAGCGCACTGGCCAAGCGCTTGACGCGCAACGTCGGCAAAGTGCAAATGTTCGGCTACTGTTCCGTGCTGGCCGGGGTGCTCAGCATTGTGTTGTTCTTCGCGCCGAAATCCATCCTGGTGCTGGTACCGCTCACTTTTATTATTTCCACCCTCTATCAAGCTACGACCACCCTGATGTGGGTAATGATGGCCGACGTTGCCGACTACGGAGAATGGTTACAGGGCAAGCGCATGGATGGCGTGGTGTTTTCAACCTTCCTCGCGGTGCTGAAGCTCGGCATGGCAATCAGCGGCGCGATTGTCGGCTGGACCCTGGGCTTTAGCGGCTACGTGGCCAACGCGGCCGCACAAACCTCCACCGCGATGTATTGCATTGTCGCCCTGTTCACCATCGTACCGGGTCTGCTGTCGCTGTGCGCCTTTGCAACGTTGCGCTGGTACAAGCTGGATGACGGCACGATGAAATCCATCAACCTTGCCAAACAAAGTCTTTCATAA